A genome region from Rhinopithecus roxellana isolate Shanxi Qingling chromosome 10, ASM756505v1, whole genome shotgun sequence includes the following:
- the PRICKLE1 gene encoding prickle-like protein 1, giving the protein MPLEMEPKMSKLAFGCQRSSTSDDDSGCALEEYAWVPPGLRPEQIQLYFACLPEEKVPYVNSPGEKHRIKQLLYQLPPHDNEVRYCQSLSEEEKKELQVFSAQRKKEALGRGTIKLLSRAVMHAVCEQCGLKINGGEVAVFASRAGPGMCWHPSCFVCFTCNELLVDLIYFYQDGKIHCGRHHAELLKPRCSACDEIIFADECTEAEGRHWHMKHFCCLECETVLGGQRYIMKDGRPFCCGCFESLYAEYCETCGEHIGVDHAQMTYDGQHWHATEACFSCAQCKASLLGCPFLPKQGQIYCSKTCSLGEDVHASDSSDSAFQSARSRDSRRSVRMGKSSRSADQCRQSLLLSPALNYKFPGLSGNADDTLSRKLDDLSLSRQGTSFASEEFWKGRVEHETPEDPEEWADHEDYMTQLLLKFGDKSLFQPQPNEMDIRASEHWISDNMVKNKTELKQNNQSLASKKYQSDMYWAQSQDGLGDSAYGSHPGPASSRRLQELDLDHGASGYNHDETQWYEDSLECLSDLKPEQSVRDSMDSLALSNITGASVDGESKPRPSLYSLQNFEEMETEDCEKMSNMGTLNSSMLHRSAESLKSLSSELCPEKILPEEKPVHLPVLRRSKSQSRPQQVKFSDDVIDNGNYDIEIRQPPMSERTRRRVYHFEERGSRSHHHRRRRSRKSRSDNALNLVTERKYSPKDRLRLYTPDNYEKFIQNKSAREIQAYIQNADLYGQYTHATSDYGLQNPGMNRFLGLYGEDDDSWCSSSSSSSDSEEEGYFLGQPIPQPRPQRFAYYTDDLSSPPSALPTPQFGQRTTKSKKKKGHKGKNCIIS; this is encoded by the exons ATGCCTTTGGAGATGGAGCCCAAAATGAGCAAGCTGGCCTTTGGCTGTCAGAGAAGTTCCACATCAGATGATGACTCTGGCTGTGCGTTGGAGGAGTACGCCTGGGTTCCCCCGGGCCTGAGACCAGAGCAG ATCCAGCTCTATTTTGCTTGCTTACCAGAGGAAAAGGTTCCTTACGTTAACAGCCCTGGAGAGAAGCATCGGATTAAACAGCTTTTGTACCAGTTACCACCACATGATAATGAG GTGCGGTATTGCCAGTCTTTGagtgaagaggagaaaaaagaattgcAGGTGTTCAGTGCTCAGCGGAAGAAAGAAGCACTGGGAAGAGGAACAATTAAGCTTCTGTCCAGAGCAGTCATGCATGCTGTGTGTGAGCAG TGTGGGTTGAAGATAAACGGAGGTGAAGTTGCAGTGTTCGCCTCCCGCGCGGGCCCTGGCATGTGCTGGCACCCATCCTGTTTTGTCTGCTTCACGTGCAATGAGCTGCTGGTCGACCTCATCTATTTTTATCAGGATGGAAAAATTCACTGTGGCAGGCACCATGCAGAACTGCTCAAACCACGGTGCTCGGCATGTGACGAG ataatttttgCTGATGAGTGCACAGAAGCTGAGGGTCGCCATTGGCACATGAAACACTTCTGCTGCCTTGAGTGTGAAACAGTCCTGGGAGGGCAGAGGTATATCATGAAGGATGGCCGTCCCTTCTGCTGTGGCTGTTTTGAGTCTCTCTATGCGGAGTACTGTGAAACCTGTGGGGAACATATTG GTGTGGACCATGCGCAGATGACCTATGACGGGCAGCACTGGCACGCCACGGAAGCATGCTTTTCTTGTGCCCAGTGTAAAGCCTCTTTGTTGGGATGTCCCTTCCTTCCCAAACAGGGTCAGATTTACTGCTCAAAAACGTGCAGTCTCGGTGAAGACGTCCATGCCTCTGATTCTTCTGACTCTGCATTTCAGTCAGCTCGATCAAGAGACTCCCGAAGAAGTGTCCGAATGGGCAAGAGCAGCCGGTCAGCAGATCAGTGTAGACAGTCTCTCCTCTTATCGCCCGCTCTGAACTATAAGTTTCCTGGCCTCTCAGGCAATGCTGATGACACCCTCTCTCGAAAATTGGATGATCTGAGTCTCTCCAGGCAAGGAACAAGTTTTGCCAGTGAAGAATTTTGGAAAGGCAGAGTAGAGCATGAAACTCCAGAGGACCCTGAAGAATGGGCTGATCATGAAGATTATATGACACAGCTCCTCCTCAAGTTTGGTGATAAAAGCCTCTTTCAGCCACAGCCCAATGAGATGGATATTCGAGCCAGTGAGCACTGGATATCTGATAACATGGTTAAAAATAAGACCGAGTTAAAGCAAAATAACCAGAGCCTTGCAAGTAAAAAATACCAGTCTGATATGTACTGGGCGCAGTCACAAGATGGCCTGGGCGATTCTGCTTATGGCAGCCACCCAGGCCCTGCAAGCAGTAGAAGGCTCCAGGAATTGGATCTGGACCATGGGGCTTCAGGGTATAATCATGATGAAACCCAGTGGTATGAAGATTCCCTGGAATGTCTGTCAGACCTGAAACCAGAGCAAAGTGTTCGGGATTCGATGGATTCTTTGGCATTGTCCAATATCACAG GGGCTTCGGTGGATGGAGAAAGCAAGCCAAGGCCATCATTATATTCTCTGCAAAATTTTGAGGAGATGGAAACAGAAGATTGTGAGAAGATGAGCAATATGGGAACTTTGAACTCTTCCATGCTGCACAGGAGTGCAGAGTCCTTAAAGAGTCTAAGTTCAGAGTTGTGTCCAGAGAAAATCCTGCCTGAAGAGAAACCAGTACATCTGCCAGTGCTCAGAAGGTCCAAGTCTCAATCCAGACCACAGCAGGTCAAGTTTTCCGATGATGTCATTGACAATGGGAACTATGACATTGAAATCCGGCAGCCTCCGATGAGTGAAAGGACTCGGAGACGCGTCTACCATTTTGAAGAGAGGGGATCCAGGTCTCATCACCACCGCCGCAGGAGAAGTAGAAAGTCGCGCTCCGACAATGCCCTGAATCTtgttacagaaagaaaatactcTCCCAAGGACAGACTGAGGCTGTACACCCCCGATAACTATGAGAAATTTATACAGAATAAAAGTGCCCGGGAGATCCAAGCATACATCCAGAATGCTGATCTTTATGGACAGTACACCCATGCCACTTCCGATTACGGCCTGCAGAACCCAGGAATGAATCGATTTCTGGGACTCTATGGCGAGGATGATGATTCCTGgtgttcttcctcttcctcctcttccgaCTCGGAAGAAGAAGGATATTTTCTTGGACAACCAATCCCTCAACCCCGGCCACAGAGATTTGCCTACTATACAGATGACCTTTCTAGTCCACCGTCCGCACTTCCCACCCCTCAGTTTGGTCAGAGGACAACAAAATCCAAGAAGAAAAAGGGACACAAGGgcaaaaattgtattatttcttaa